Proteins encoded in a region of the Chryseobacterium piperi genome:
- a CDS encoding peptidoglycan DD-metalloendopeptidase family protein: MKKFLSSKKNVNILLGGLLLVVFAQGIFIAKLSSEKDDKMYEVNLVKINTERDSVDYLKMKTDLTLVDQTVAQLNSFLKSKDVSSEKLMFLSKDSISNSVYLAKQANRYSQYLMDLQKKLMQVPLGMPTDGYISSNFGIRKNPIPFKTVYASVRTNAVEAKPTIAATPKPEVKAEPVEKTIELTDSYGNKREVKVMVTPKTASAPAASTVPNSTKSIATTSTPSKSAPMERNNPPAEADQMQFHKGLDIAVAYGSDVRASAAGTIIFSGQKGGYGNCVIVSHGNGLATLYGHLSELIAKVNDKVKVGQVIAKSGNSGRSTGPHLHYEVHKNNTPVNPKLFMNL, translated from the coding sequence ATGAAGAAATTTCTAAGCAGCAAAAAGAACGTAAATATCCTCTTAGGAGGGCTTTTACTAGTAGTTTTTGCACAAGGCATTTTTATAGCCAAGTTATCTTCTGAAAAGGATGACAAGATGTATGAAGTGAATCTTGTAAAAATTAACACTGAAAGAGACAGTGTCGATTACTTAAAAATGAAAACAGATCTCACTTTAGTGGATCAGACTGTAGCACAGCTTAATTCATTCCTAAAATCAAAAGATGTTTCGAGTGAAAAGCTGATGTTTCTAAGCAAAGACAGTATTTCCAATTCTGTCTATCTCGCCAAGCAGGCCAACAGATACAGCCAATATTTAATGGATTTACAGAAAAAGCTGATGCAGGTTCCTTTAGGAATGCCTACTGATGGTTATATTTCATCCAATTTTGGAATCAGAAAAAATCCGATCCCCTTTAAAACGGTCTACGCTTCAGTCAGAACCAATGCAGTAGAGGCAAAACCAACTATTGCTGCCACTCCAAAACCTGAGGTAAAAGCTGAACCTGTAGAGAAAACTATTGAACTCACGGACAGCTATGGAAATAAAAGAGAAGTAAAAGTTATGGTAACTCCTAAAACGGCTTCTGCTCCGGCAGCTTCCACAGTTCCCAATTCTACAAAATCCATTGCCACAACAAGTACTCCATCTAAATCAGCTCCAATGGAAAGAAATAATCCACCTGCAGAAGCCGATCAGATGCAGTTCCATAAGGGACTTGACATTGCAGTTGCTTATGGTTCTGATGTAAGAGCCTCTGCCGCCGGAACCATTATTTTTTCGGGGCAAAAAGGAGGTTATGGAAACTGTGTGATCGTTTCCCATGGAAATGGTTTGGCCACCCTATACGGCCACTTATCCGAATTAATAGCAAAAGTGAATGACAAGGTAAAAGTGGGACAGGTAATCGCCAAATCAGGAAACTCCGGACGTTCTACCGGGCCTCATCTTCATTATGAAGTACATAAAAACAATACTCCGGTCAATCCAAAATTGTTTATGAATCTATAA
- a CDS encoding FKBP-type peptidyl-prolyl cis-trans isomerase → MGVADMLFKRKKELAEKNLNAGKAFMEENAKKEGVVTLPSGLQYEIITEGNGAQPKAKDTVKCHYHGTTINGDVFDSSVKRGTPASFPLNRVISGWTEALQLMPVGSKWRLFLPPNLAYGEEQISKEIGPNSTLIFEVELLGIK, encoded by the coding sequence ATGGGAGTAGCAGATATGTTATTTAAACGCAAAAAAGAATTGGCTGAAAAGAACCTGAATGCTGGAAAAGCTTTCATGGAAGAAAATGCTAAAAAAGAGGGAGTTGTAACATTACCAAGCGGTTTGCAATACGAAATTATTACGGAAGGTAATGGTGCGCAACCCAAGGCAAAGGATACGGTTAAATGCCATTATCATGGAACTACAATTAATGGTGATGTTTTTGACAGCTCTGTAAAAAGAGGAACTCCTGCATCATTTCCATTGAACCGTGTTATTTCAGGATGGACGGAAGCGCTTCAACTGATGCCTGTAGGAAGCAAATGGAGATTATTTCTTCCTCCAAATTTAGCCTATGGTGAAGAACAGATCAGCAAAGAAATAGGACCTAATAGTACACTTATTTTTGAAGTTGAATTGTTGGGGATCAAATAA
- a CDS encoding T9SS type A sorting domain-containing protein, producing MKKFYLSAFSICTILTVSGQETLWQKNIKSSSQDFLSQVTTTIDQQYLITGSSIQTGSQKMAAGSSTQNNGYDFHLVKLNQQGEQVWEKYFSGNNHDYLSATVNTQEGGALLAGTSYSGKGLDKKEDSKGGSDIWLIRINEFGDELWQKTLGTSSDEEARSVIQTTDLGFFVAGNVQNASKGYGSKDVWITRLDKNGKEISQLILGGRGLDEVEKMIPTKDGGALLGIYSRSSELRVSGSESQSSTNSNPVSRYPKTTENFGEGDYWIIKLSKDGKVEWEKNLGGKGDDHVRTLALTSNGYIIGGESRSERSGNKTVGIEEGTDLWLVSLDERGNEQWQKSYNLGNRDVLMSMNTIGNLSTSNSQPATNKGILLGGYTQAEGRIESNDETFWMLYLNQDGNEQWRKHVKGKERKKEERLSDLKLNKDGSIILAGTSAEELGKENWKIVKLGDKQLDQLIEKQDIKIYPNPVSDFAYVEIGFEGLKAGLFEAEISIYDMGGRQLQSLKTKNRVTKLNTQNLIQGAYLVTVKTDTNKTASAKLIKK from the coding sequence ATGAAGAAATTCTACTTGAGTGCATTTTCGATATGTACCATTCTGACTGTATCCGGTCAGGAAACACTGTGGCAAAAAAATATCAAATCCTCTAGTCAGGATTTTCTAAGCCAGGTAACGACAACCATTGATCAGCAATATTTAATTACAGGAAGTTCGATTCAGACTGGAAGCCAGAAGATGGCTGCTGGAAGTTCTACCCAAAACAACGGTTACGATTTTCATTTGGTGAAACTCAATCAGCAGGGAGAACAGGTTTGGGAGAAATACTTCTCAGGAAACAACCATGATTACCTTTCTGCAACGGTTAATACTCAGGAAGGAGGAGCGCTTTTAGCTGGAACCTCATACTCTGGGAAAGGTCTTGATAAAAAAGAAGACTCCAAAGGAGGATCTGATATCTGGCTGATTAGAATCAATGAATTCGGAGATGAATTATGGCAGAAAACATTAGGAACAAGTTCTGATGAAGAAGCCAGATCTGTTATTCAAACCACAGATTTAGGATTCTTTGTAGCTGGTAATGTACAAAATGCCTCTAAAGGTTACGGTTCCAAAGATGTATGGATCACCAGACTCGATAAAAACGGAAAAGAAATTTCACAGCTCATTTTAGGTGGAAGAGGATTGGATGAAGTAGAAAAAATGATTCCTACGAAAGATGGAGGTGCTTTGTTAGGGATATATTCCAGGAGTTCCGAGCTTCGGGTTTCGGGTTCCGAAAGTCAAAGCTCAACGAACTCGAATCCCGTATCTCGTTACCCCAAAACCACTGAGAATTTCGGAGAAGGTGATTACTGGATCATAAAGTTGAGCAAAGATGGAAAAGTCGAATGGGAAAAGAATCTTGGAGGAAAGGGAGATGATCATGTAAGAACCCTTGCTTTAACATCAAACGGATATATAATTGGTGGAGAATCCAGATCTGAGAGATCAGGAAACAAGACCGTAGGGATTGAAGAAGGAACCGATCTTTGGCTAGTTTCATTAGACGAACGAGGAAATGAACAATGGCAAAAATCTTACAATTTGGGAAACAGAGACGTTCTAATGAGTATGAATACTATTGGTAACCTCTCAACTAGCAACTCTCAACCAGCAACTAATAAAGGAATATTGTTGGGTGGATATACCCAGGCAGAAGGAAGAATAGAATCCAATGATGAAACCTTTTGGATGCTTTACCTGAATCAGGATGGAAATGAACAGTGGAGAAAGCATGTTAAGGGAAAAGAGAGGAAAAAAGAGGAAAGACTTTCAGATTTAAAATTGAATAAAGATGGTTCGATCATTTTAGCAGGAACCAGCGCAGAGGAATTAGGAAAGGAGAATTGGAAGATTGTCAAGTTGGGAGATAAACAACTTGATCAGTTAATTGAAAAGCAAGACATTAAAATCTATCCGAACCCGGTATCTGACTTCGCGTATGTGGAGATTGGATTTGAAGGCTTAAAAGCTGGATTGTTTGAGGCTGAGATTAGCATATACGATATGGGCGGAAGACAATTACAAAGCCTTAAAACTAAGAATAGAGTAACCAAGCTGAATACCCAGAATTTAATTCAGGGAGCTTATCTGGTTACTGTAAAAACGGATACTAATAAAACTGCAAGTGCTAAACTGATTAAGAAATAA
- a CDS encoding Rrf2 family transcriptional regulator encodes MNNTRFATAVHIMTLLAESPQEWLTSEWMAGSININPVVVRKEIGVLRAAGLVISRQGKEGGSQLSRSAQSISISEIYSAVKNTEVLGKKNQNPNPACTVGKEINNHLNTLFNETEELVIQFLGDKTLQEFCDQFK; translated from the coding sequence ATGAACAATACAAGATTTGCTACGGCAGTACATATTATGACCTTATTGGCTGAAAGTCCTCAGGAGTGGTTAACTTCTGAATGGATGGCAGGGAGTATTAATATCAACCCTGTAGTCGTTCGTAAAGAAATAGGTGTTTTAAGAGCAGCCGGTTTGGTCATTAGCAGACAAGGAAAAGAAGGCGGGAGCCAGCTTTCCAGAAGTGCACAGTCAATTAGTATTTCCGAAATTTATTCAGCAGTAAAAAATACTGAAGTCCTCGGAAAGAAAAATCAAAATCCCAATCCTGCGTGTACTGTAGGAAAGGAGATTAATAATCATTTGAATACATTATTCAATGAAACAGAAGAGTTGGTAATTCAATTTTTAGGAGATAAGACATTGCAGGAATTTTGTGATCAATTCAAATAA
- the mqo gene encoding malate dehydrogenase (quinone), protein MSHLLTSRTPKPKYDVVLIGGGIMSTTLATLLHEFDPNLEIAIFERLGRFAKESTAAWNNAGTGHSAFCELNYTPEKADGTIDISKAESIAEQFEISKQFWSYLLQKGYIKDPKDFINSCPHMSLVFGENDAEYLKKRHDTMTESVLFSGMEFSTDHEKLKEWIPLVMSKRNTSEIMAATKMNLGTDVNFGSLTRKMGRHLLQDSNVEVFLYHEVKDIDPRENGQWEMKVKDRIHNHKQEVVADFVFIGAGGYALPLLESSDIKESEGYGGFPVSGQWLVTHNPELVEKHQAKVYTQATVDAPPMSVPHLDLRIIDGKKALLFGPFAGFSTKFLKEGSYLDLPESVNTKNLRSLFGAWWHNIPLTKYLIQQVAMTKAQRIQHLREFIKDANEEDWELKVAGQRVQVIKKDDKHGGKLEFGTEVVVNKKGTIASLLGASPGASTAVYAMLDVLEKCFPEKLHGEWKDKLLEMIPSYGQKLSGNPELTQKVRNYTKEKLELEY, encoded by the coding sequence ATGTCACATTTGCTTACAAGCAGAACGCCTAAACCAAAATACGACGTTGTACTCATAGGTGGTGGTATCATGAGCACCACTTTAGCCACATTACTCCATGAATTTGATCCTAATTTAGAGATCGCCATCTTCGAAAGACTGGGCAGGTTTGCCAAGGAAAGTACTGCCGCATGGAATAACGCAGGAACCGGGCATTCAGCTTTTTGCGAATTAAACTATACGCCTGAAAAAGCAGATGGGACTATTGATATTTCTAAAGCAGAAAGTATTGCAGAACAGTTTGAGATTTCAAAGCAGTTCTGGTCTTATTTACTTCAAAAAGGCTATATCAAGGATCCTAAAGACTTTATCAATTCCTGTCCACATATGAGTCTGGTGTTTGGTGAGAACGATGCAGAATATCTTAAAAAGCGCCACGATACCATGACAGAATCAGTTTTGTTTTCAGGAATGGAATTTTCAACCGATCATGAAAAACTGAAAGAGTGGATTCCTTTGGTAATGAGTAAAAGAAATACTTCTGAAATAATGGCGGCCACTAAAATGAATTTAGGAACTGATGTCAATTTCGGAAGTCTTACAAGAAAAATGGGCAGACACCTGCTGCAAGATTCCAATGTTGAGGTTTTCCTGTATCATGAAGTAAAAGATATTGATCCGAGAGAAAATGGACAATGGGAAATGAAGGTTAAAGACAGAATTCATAATCATAAGCAGGAAGTCGTTGCAGATTTTGTTTTTATTGGAGCAGGAGGCTATGCACTTCCTTTACTGGAGAGTTCAGATATCAAAGAAAGTGAAGGTTACGGCGGTTTCCCGGTTTCCGGTCAATGGCTGGTAACCCACAATCCGGAGCTGGTAGAAAAACATCAGGCTAAAGTATATACACAGGCAACAGTAGACGCCCCGCCTATGTCCGTTCCCCATCTTGATTTAAGGATTATTGATGGTAAGAAAGCACTTCTTTTCGGACCATTTGCAGGCTTCTCAACCAAATTCTTAAAAGAGGGAAGCTATCTTGATCTTCCGGAAAGTGTGAATACCAAAAACCTGAGATCATTATTCGGTGCATGGTGGCATAATATTCCATTGACGAAGTACCTTATTCAACAGGTAGCTATGACTAAAGCTCAAAGAATACAACATCTAAGAGAGTTCATCAAAGATGCAAATGAAGAAGACTGGGAACTGAAAGTAGCAGGACAGAGGGTTCAGGTTATTAAAAAAGATGACAAACATGGAGGTAAACTGGAATTCGGAACAGAGGTGGTAGTCAACAAAAAAGGGACAATTGCGTCTTTATTAGGAGCCTCACCAGGTGCTTCCACTGCTGTATATGCTATGTTGGATGTCCTAGAAAAATGTTTCCCTGAAAAACTTCACGGAGAGTGGAAGGATAAATTGCTGGAAATGATTCCTTCTTATGGACAGAAGTTATCCGGTAATCCTGAATTGACACAAAAAGTGAGAAATTATACAAAGGAAAAGCTTGAACTGGAATATTAG
- a CDS encoding NAD(P)-binding domain-containing protein, with amino-acid sequence MAGKIWYKTKIAIIGAGQAGLSTAYHLKKMGLKIGQDFIILDGAPSAGGAWQSRWDSLTLGTVNRIHDLPGMSFEETIEGDETEVRANVAVPHYYDLYEKEFGLQVYRPVKVEKVNLNGERFYIDTSSTGFSALGIINATGTWENPYIPEYPGAQLFKGEQLHTRDFKNVEYFKGKHVIIVGGGISAIQLLDQISRVTTTTWVTRRPPEFREGPFDDMAGSLAVSMVDKRVRSGLLPTSVVSVTGLPVTDEIKDMQKRGVLKRFPMFSEITEEGVKWEDGKQEKADVILWNTGFHWSLSHLDAVLPKEEGGGIIMSGRLATEVSKEPRIHLVGYGPSASTIGANRAGSAAARELVRTLGIIV; translated from the coding sequence ATGGCAGGGAAAATTTGGTATAAAACAAAAATTGCAATTATCGGAGCAGGACAAGCCGGACTTTCTACTGCATATCATCTCAAAAAAATGGGATTGAAAATCGGTCAGGATTTTATTATTCTGGATGGCGCACCTTCTGCGGGTGGCGCGTGGCAATCCCGTTGGGATTCATTGACCTTGGGTACGGTAAATCGTATTCATGATTTGCCGGGAATGTCTTTCGAAGAAACTATTGAAGGAGATGAGACTGAAGTCCGGGCTAATGTTGCCGTTCCGCATTATTATGATTTGTATGAGAAAGAGTTCGGATTACAGGTGTATCGGCCGGTGAAAGTTGAGAAAGTAAATTTGAATGGTGAAAGGTTCTATATTGATACATCATCTACCGGATTTTCTGCATTAGGTATTATCAATGCTACAGGAACCTGGGAAAACCCTTACATTCCGGAATATCCGGGTGCTCAGCTTTTTAAGGGTGAACAACTGCATACCCGGGATTTTAAGAATGTGGAATATTTCAAAGGAAAACATGTAATCATTGTGGGTGGTGGTATTTCTGCGATTCAATTGCTGGATCAAATTTCAAGAGTAACCACCACTACATGGGTTACACGAAGGCCTCCGGAATTCCGGGAAGGGCCTTTTGATGATATGGCAGGGAGTTTGGCTGTTTCCATGGTTGATAAACGGGTAAGAAGCGGATTACTGCCAACGTCGGTGGTTTCGGTAACGGGATTACCTGTTACTGATGAAATTAAAGACATGCAAAAAAGAGGCGTTCTTAAACGATTTCCAATGTTTAGCGAAATCACTGAAGAAGGCGTTAAATGGGAAGATGGAAAGCAAGAAAAAGCAGATGTTATTCTTTGGAATACAGGTTTCCATTGGTCATTGTCCCATTTAGATGCTGTTTTGCCTAAAGAAGAAGGAGGTGGTATCATCATGTCTGGAAGACTGGCAACCGAGGTTTCAAAAGAACCGAGAATTCATTTAGTAGGTTATGGGCCCTCTGCTTCAACGATTGGAGCGAACAGAGCAGGAAGTGCTGCAGCAAGAGAATTGGTTAGAACTCTAGGGATTATTGTATAG
- a CDS encoding LLM class flavin-dependent oxidoreductase — MKKIGFLSFGHWGSHPSYDTKTASDTLLQSIDLAVAAEEIGVDGAYFRVHHFANQLASPFPLLAAIGAKTQKIEIGTGVIDMRYENPFYMVEDAGAADLISEGRLQLGISRGSPEQVIDGWKYFGYDLEEGQTDVDMGRLKGLEFFDLLRGEGFAQPNPNPMFPNPPGLLRIEPHSEGLRDRIWWGSASDATAVWAGEIGMNLQSSTLKFDESGKPFHIQQAEQIRLYREAYKKAGHTREPRVSVSRSIFAIVNDQDRSYFGQEANRTDQIGVLEGNQRAIFGRSYAAEPEQLIKELAQDEAIQEADTLLLTIPNTLGVDYNVHVLESILKYIAPELGWR; from the coding sequence ATGAAAAAGATAGGATTTTTATCGTTCGGACATTGGGGAAGTCATCCTTCGTATGACACCAAGACAGCAAGTGATACGCTGTTACAATCCATAGATTTAGCAGTAGCTGCAGAAGAAATAGGGGTTGATGGAGCGTATTTTCGGGTACATCATTTTGCTAATCAGTTGGCTTCACCGTTTCCTTTGTTGGCAGCTATTGGTGCCAAAACCCAAAAAATTGAAATAGGAACAGGGGTAATTGATATGCGTTATGAAAACCCTTTCTATATGGTAGAAGATGCCGGTGCTGCAGATTTGATTTCTGAAGGTCGGTTACAATTAGGAATTAGTAGAGGTTCACCTGAACAGGTTATTGATGGTTGGAAATATTTCGGATATGATTTGGAAGAAGGCCAAACAGATGTAGATATGGGACGCCTTAAGGGGTTGGAGTTTTTTGACTTGTTAAGAGGAGAAGGTTTTGCACAGCCCAATCCCAATCCAATGTTTCCCAATCCACCCGGATTGTTACGGATAGAACCACATTCCGAAGGATTACGTGACCGCATTTGGTGGGGCTCTGCTTCGGATGCTACCGCAGTATGGGCAGGAGAAATTGGTATGAATTTGCAGAGTTCTACCTTAAAATTTGACGAAAGCGGAAAACCTTTTCACATTCAGCAAGCTGAACAAATCCGCTTATATAGAGAAGCTTATAAAAAAGCGGGACACACACGTGAACCAAGAGTTTCTGTGAGCCGATCCATTTTCGCCATAGTCAATGACCAGGACAGATCTTATTTCGGGCAAGAGGCCAATAGAACAGATCAAATAGGGGTTTTAGAAGGGAACCAACGTGCTATTTTCGGGAGAAGTTATGCCGCTGAACCAGAACAACTCATTAAAGAATTGGCACAAGACGAAGCAATTCAGGAAGCAGATACCTTATTGTTGACAATTCCTAATACATTGGGAGTGGATTACAATGTACATGTACTTGAATCCATTTTGAAATATATTGCTCCTGAATTGGGCTGGCGCTAA
- a CDS encoding MBL fold metallo-hydrolase translates to MMLRKKLLSLLTLMGFISFGLAGTLKIKVYNPGTKAIFPITSTIVYGDKDAMLIDAQFQKQYAEQLVKEIKATGKNLKTVFISHSDPDFYFGLDVIKKAFPNVKIISTAQTAYLISASKDDKLAVWKPQLKTDAPSKIIIPEAVNTIPDLEGNKIEIKQNPEDPAHGFLWIPSLKTIAGGISVSIDSHLWMADTQNKEALDQWIGQIDAMKVLQPQQVIPSHFAKENLSPQSLDFVKNYLENYKKAVTENKTSDTIVQYMVKQYPDLPGKDELEMGVKVFLGEMNWDLKSPYPAIGRKVDVDFGKGKFVLDYKDNQTMSFTGTGSFKGISDTVQYTATEIAKNIFMVYWHEPKTGENVTHIQDYNKNIIYTNIAGKDGSFNHFKVPFKILK, encoded by the coding sequence ATGATGTTAAGAAAGAAATTATTATCATTACTTACCTTAATGGGTTTTATAAGCTTTGGATTAGCAGGAACGCTGAAGATAAAGGTCTATAATCCGGGGACTAAAGCTATTTTTCCGATCACATCGACTATAGTTTATGGAGATAAGGATGCCATGCTGATCGATGCCCAGTTTCAAAAGCAATATGCAGAGCAGTTAGTTAAGGAAATCAAAGCGACGGGTAAAAATCTGAAAACAGTTTTTATTTCACATAGTGATCCCGATTTTTATTTTGGATTGGATGTTATTAAAAAAGCATTTCCTAATGTGAAAATTATATCCACAGCCCAAACTGCTTATCTGATTTCAGCATCAAAGGATGATAAATTAGCAGTATGGAAGCCGCAGTTGAAAACAGATGCACCCTCTAAAATTATCATTCCGGAAGCCGTCAATACCATTCCTGATCTGGAAGGGAATAAAATTGAGATTAAGCAAAACCCTGAAGATCCGGCTCACGGTTTTCTTTGGATTCCATCATTAAAAACAATAGCAGGTGGAATCTCCGTTTCCATTGATTCCCACCTATGGATGGCAGATACACAGAATAAAGAAGCGCTGGATCAATGGATTGGTCAAATTGATGCGATGAAGGTATTACAACCACAACAGGTCATTCCCTCTCATTTTGCAAAAGAGAACCTGAGTCCGCAATCATTGGACTTCGTTAAGAATTACCTGGAGAATTATAAGAAAGCAGTCACGGAAAACAAAACTTCAGATACCATTGTACAATACATGGTTAAGCAATATCCAGATCTTCCGGGAAAAGATGAGTTGGAAATGGGGGTAAAGGTATTTCTGGGTGAGATGAACTGGGATTTAAAATCTCCTTATCCGGCTATCGGACGAAAAGTTGACGTGGATTTCGGAAAAGGAAAATTTGTATTGGATTATAAAGATAATCAAACGATGTCTTTTACAGGAACCGGGAGCTTTAAAGGAATTTCCGATACGGTTCAGTATACGGCTACAGAAATAGCGAAAAATATATTCATGGTCTACTGGCATGAACCGAAGACCGGAGAAAATGTTACTCATATTCAGGATTATAATAAAAATATCATCTATACGAATATCGCTGGTAAAGATGGATCATTCAATCATTTCAAAGTTCCATTCAAAATTTTAAAATAA
- a CDS encoding NAD(P)-dependent oxidoreductase: MKKVAVIGATGFVGSHVVKELENRGYEVEAIVRDASKVEQNEKVKAKSIDVNNVGQLAEGLQGADAVISTYNAGWTNPNLYHDFLTGSENIEKAVEQSGVKRLIVVGGAGSLYTPDHVQIVDTPDFPEAYKPGATAARDYLNKIKENNTLDWTFFSPAIEMNQANVGIRTGKYRTSLETPVFDENGRSILSVEDVAVALVDELEQNNHIRERFTAAY; encoded by the coding sequence ATGAAAAAAGTAGCAGTAATTGGTGCGACAGGATTTGTAGGTTCGCATGTTGTGAAAGAATTAGAAAACAGAGGATATGAGGTTGAAGCTATTGTAAGAGACGCTTCTAAAGTTGAGCAGAATGAAAAAGTAAAAGCAAAAAGCATTGATGTAAATAATGTAGGTCAATTAGCAGAGGGTTTACAAGGGGCCGATGCGGTGATCAGTACATATAATGCAGGATGGACCAATCCAAACCTTTACCACGATTTTCTGACAGGTTCTGAAAATATTGAAAAAGCTGTTGAGCAATCAGGCGTAAAAAGATTGATCGTTGTAGGTGGGGCAGGAAGTCTTTATACACCAGATCATGTTCAAATTGTGGATACTCCAGATTTCCCTGAAGCGTATAAACCGGGAGCAACGGCAGCAAGAGACTATCTTAATAAGATCAAAGAAAACAACACATTAGACTGGACGTTCTTTAGTCCGGCCATCGAAATGAATCAGGCCAATGTAGGAATCAGAACAGGAAAATACAGAACTTCTTTAGAAACTCCGGTTTTTGATGAAAACGGAAGAAGCATTCTTTCAGTAGAAGATGTAGCGGTAGCTTTGGTAGACGAATTGGAGCAAAATAATCACATCCGTGAACGTTTTACTGCTGCATATTAA
- a CDS encoding NAD(P)H-dependent glycerol-3-phosphate dehydrogenase has translation MAKKKTISESSNPKKSKNEVSVGVVGSGSFATAIVKMLVENCKVVHWCVRSEFVKGAIELRGHNPTYLTAVNFNLKNLKLTTDINELVSVCDVVVLATPSIYLSDTLDKMTCDYKDKIFVSAIKGIIPKVNDVVAHYLRDEFQIGFRNQAVIAGPCHAEEVAMERLSYLTIATVEDEISEKLVDVFNSDFIKVHSSKDILGNEYSAILKNIFAIGAGIASGLGYGDNFTAVFVSNAIREMETFLEAIYEAPRDVNESAYLGDLLVTAYSLFSRNRSLGNLIGKGYTVKSAIQSMNMVAEGYYAANSIYKTAKQKNLKLPIVDTIYAILYEGKNAEKQFKKLTAKLN, from the coding sequence ATGGCGAAAAAGAAAACAATTTCAGAATCTTCAAATCCGAAAAAGAGTAAAAATGAGGTTTCCGTAGGGGTGGTAGGAAGTGGAAGTTTTGCAACTGCGATCGTAAAAATGCTTGTTGAAAACTGTAAAGTAGTACACTGGTGTGTAAGAAGTGAATTTGTAAAAGGAGCGATTGAGCTTCGGGGACATAATCCAACCTACTTAACTGCCGTTAATTTTAATCTTAAAAATTTAAAGCTAACCACAGATATCAATGAGCTGGTTTCAGTATGCGATGTGGTGGTTTTGGCAACACCATCGATTTATCTTTCAGATACATTGGATAAAATGACCTGTGATTACAAAGACAAAATTTTTGTTTCTGCCATTAAAGGTATTATCCCGAAAGTAAATGATGTAGTAGCACATTACCTTAGGGATGAGTTTCAGATTGGTTTCAGGAATCAGGCAGTGATTGCAGGACCTTGTCATGCAGAAGAGGTGGCAATGGAAAGACTTTCCTACCTGACTATAGCAACGGTAGAAGATGAAATATCCGAAAAGCTGGTTGATGTTTTCAATTCAGACTTTATTAAGGTTCATTCCAGTAAAGATATTTTAGGAAATGAATACAGCGCTATTCTTAAGAATATTTTTGCCATCGGAGCAGGGATTGCAAGCGGGTTAGGATACGGTGACAATTTTACTGCGGTATTTGTTTCAAATGCCATCCGTGAAATGGAAACTTTCCTGGAAGCAATTTATGAAGCCCCAAGAGATGTTAACGAAAGTGCTTATTTAGGAGATCTGCTTGTAACGGCGTATTCATTATTCTCAAGAAACCGGAGTTTAGGAAACCTTATTGGAAAAGGATATACCGTAAAATCTGCAATTCAGTCGATGAATATGGTTGCGGAAGGATATTACGCAGCAAATTCTATCTATAAGACTGCAAAACAGAAAAACCTTAAGCTTCCGATTGTAGATACGATCTACGCTATTTTATATGAAGGAAAGAATGCTGAGAAACAATTTAAAAAATTGACGGCAAAACTGAATTAA